CCACCATTCTCCACCGTCAGATCGAAACTCTTATCTCCGATCTCGATGCAATCACGTGACCAGCACCACCCCCAAGTTAAGAAGTGTTCAAATATTCCCCATCTGGTATCCCGCCGTACACTCACAAAGGGCATTCTCGTCTTTTTACCATCTCCCGCGTCTACCCGTTGGGCTCGTTGCCGGCGCCGCCACGGCCGAGCCACCGAGCCGTGCGTCGCGCTGCGAAGCCAAGCCAACGGCGCATCGTGCGCTCCTCCTCTTCCCGCCGGCTTCTCATGACTCGGCTCACGCCTGTGATCTCCGACACGCTTCTCAAGCTATTTACAATCCTGCCATCCGCCGACACACGCCCGCGCGAGGCCGAGAACCGTCCACTGTCCGTGATGATCATCTCCGACCGTAGAAACAAGAGATCGGACGGTCTAAGATCGCTCCATCGCTCCTGAGTCGGGTCACCGTTGGAGACGATGATTCGGTGAGCGAACCGCTTCTCGGCGAGCTCGGCGGGGAGGGGAAGGAGAAGACCGTCCTTCCGGTGAGAAACGGCGGCGGAATCGGCGGATCGGCGAGATCGGGGGTCGATTTCGATGGGGGTTGGAGTTGAGGTGGATTTCTCGCCGGCGGAGGAGTGCCGGCCGGAGACACGGCGAGGGGGTTTATCGGATTCGGGATGGGGGATgggagggaggaggaggagatcatCGGGGGAGACGGGTGAACGGCAGAGAGGGCAAGAGGAGTGAGCGGAGAGCCAGGTGTCGAGGCAGTCGAGATGGAAGGCGTGGCGGCAGCGGGGGAGAAGACGGAGGGGATCGGAGGGGAGGAAGGAGGAGAGACATACCGCGCAGTCGAGGAGGGAGGTCTTCGCGCTAGGGCATCGGAGAGAGGAGAATCGGAAGGCTGGAAGAGCATCGATGAGGGCTGGAGAGAGCCCGGAGTTCCGGCGAGGGGCGGCGTAGGTGGAAGATGAGCTTGGATCGAGACCTCTCGAATGGGGATTGTTCTTGCAGTGCTTGGCGTAGAGGAGGAGGAGTGAGGTGAGGGAGAAGGTGGTTGTAAGCACGCCGACGATGATCGCGATGGAGGGACGGAGTGCGGCGTTGCTTGACAGTTGTGCGGCGATGGGGGACGGCGCCGGCGCCGTCGTGTGAGGGAGGTCGGAGAGGCAGAGGCCGAGATTCCGGCAAAATCCCATCTTTGTCTcgttttctctctctctctctctctgtttcttCGAAAGCCGTTGAGCTTTTTCAAAGAAGAAGAGCATTGAAGAAGACGAGCAGAAGAGGACAAAATAAAGGTATGGATTTACTAAAACCTCCTTGATTTCTTATGAATTTTACTGTTTTGCCATAGAATCTTAATTAGAGCACGAGGGTATTTCGGTCAGTTTAGTAGAGAGAGGTAGGTGATTATTAAATTTTACCGTTTATTACCACTCATCAATTACATTATACTCCcaccattttgtttttatctcttattttctaatatcaaaaattatttatttttttttaaaaattatttttatcactatgtctaattttttttagacaataaatatttttataaatttttaaaaaataactaaatttttttggtacataaaatttaattaatcacgacagataaaaaacaaagaaagagtatataattatttttaggcACAAAAGCTTTTTAGTGAGATCCGCATTGGCCTCACTGTGAAAGTAGTTAGTGTGGGACATTCCCATAAACACGAGTATGTGCTAATTATCACATAATataaatgtgatttatttttactCATTTGATTACCtaaatttcattgaattttgaaacaaaagatAACAATTTTCCCATATCCttatatttgtataataaataaacacaaaaatatataaactcatgattaaaaataatccaaatcTCAGGTCTGAGTCCACTATATCGTTGTTTCATTATTAAATCCAGTCTCAAGTTTAAATCTCATCTGGACGCGGTGATGATAACAAGTTCTCAGTTATAGCTTCAGGCTTATATGAACTCATGGTATTGGGTGAGAGCATTTAAGTTGCACGTTTCAATTCTCAATCTATGTGCACAACGATGGCAATATTTAGCTTAtttgtaaaaaacaaaaataaaaatatttttttaactaaaaaacaaaattgataaaatacattaaaaaaataatgctcaaatTTCAGTACAGACAAAATACatgttttccaatttttttaagaaaaaaaataacatagtgtTTATTTCTGCAGAAAAGTCCATAAATCATATGTATTTGCATTGAAAAAAAAGGGTACGTTCATTTAATGACATGCGAGGAACCCGCGGGGACATGAATGCGATCTATATATCGAATGAGCGCACGTGAATTGGCGTTCATTAATGGGAGGAATTAAGAGTGTGATTAAGGATTAAACATatggattaattaattaaaatcatttttattgctaatatatttaattaaatgggACCCAAATGGTGAGAATTAATTGGGAGgtacagagagagagagaaagacaaAGAGTGTCAATTATTCTGCTGTTGTTTGTGCTAGATCTGTGTGAGTGTGTCTAAAGAGAAGGCAATGCATGTGCATTGTTGGACCAAAttgaatcttttatttattttatttttttcttatatctCATGATTAGCACCAGAAGAATTTTCTCTTGTCGCTTGTTTCTAAGTACTCCacattcataatatatatatatatatatataatgctaaCAAAATATTTCGATAAATCAGAatggttgtatatatatatatatatatgtaaattgtGAATCTCGTGGAGAGTTCGATCTTGGCTTAGAATGAATATTGGCAGCATGCTTAAAACATGTAGGTcgtaataaatattaaataataagaaacagttgttaatatttatatgacGCTGagtagaaaagaaacaaaaatttaagaaaaattttaagtGAAATTAACTAGTTGGTGAGACAATAATTTACTAAAACGACAATCAATAATTGATTTGAGATGATGATCAATCATACTATATTTAAGATATAGCTCAGACTCTGGGAAAATTTTCAcaatagattatatatattcacgTATGTTAATAGAAACTATGTAGAATTTTTGGaatataaaaatagtagataaatcataatttatttagatatgagaaaaatttaaaagttgaaagaatttagggaaaaaaaaaaacattggtgGGGAAGGAATGAAGGATCACCagaaatgcaaaacaaaagcaaaaaaggAGACAAAATACATCAATAATATAGCATGGGAAGAGTGggaaaaaagtttttaaaaatgaaaatcacTTATCCTCGTGCAAGTGTTGTTTTCTTCTCCAGAGAATGTCGGAATAACATTGTTTTTATGTAGAAAAGTCAATATTTTACTTAGCATCAAATACTCACATAAAATTAGAATTTGCATTATGATAACAAAGACTTGACTCtgtttaatatttatgtttgatattttgGTTTATTAAATTAGGAAGAAAATTGCTGCTATACCAAGTAAAAAGTGAATAATTGTtaatatactatttataaaagTCACACTTGCTTATATTTTACtgtgaataaaatcaatttaactGATAAGCATTTGTTTAAGTGATAAAAGTTTGAGTTGCTTAagcataatattttaaatttaaatatttatatataataaaaaatatttattgagaaagaaattttttttttagagttttagTACCTCATTTGAGATTAATTTAGAACCCATGACTCATGGCCAAAGAAGAGGTAgatcaaaacctaaaaaaattaacatataaattttattaaaatatcaattaatttttattctttcatataaaaaaataattttgtaatattttttttaaaattttggtataTACAAACAATTAACCATAGTTTTTtgaattgtatatatatacatgacaaTGCATTCTTTGCGGGCGTTCATAAAGCATccacagaaaataaaaaaatatgagaacgagacagagaaaaatgaagaaaaaagagaatgTGTGCTACGAGataaatttttatagaattCTTATTTATGGATGTTCGTAGAAGACTgaccataaatatttttttttttgaaaagatatatatatatatatatataatttttaactaaatatgaataaatcatattaaaaacgTGCATAAATATAGATAATCTCTCAACACATTTGTTCTCATTATGTATGAATTAAAGTCTAAACTTACTTCTTTCGCATGTCACCAATATccttaaaaaaaactctattaaAAGACGAGATGCTTGAAGGTAtgcagataaataaatatatttatttatctattaatacAACGACtatattaaaagaagaaaaaaaaaatttaaaatttaagtactGAAAAAATAGGTGTACTTTCATTGTCACATCAAGGGATAAAAACAAGATCATTAATGACACGCCCGGACTTCAGGCTTCACTGCTATCAGAGAGCAAGGTGATGCAGAAACATACAGGCCATGGTTGGCAGTGGACCTACTTACTGATAGAGTGAACAGTAACCATAAATTAAACACACAAGCAATGAAGAAAGCATTGAAAGCAATGGCTCAGTGCACCCACTGAATGAGCAATGGTTGGCCCTATACTATCATTGTCTCTCCACATTACTTCTCTTCTCTTCCGGTGTATTGCTAATGGGTCTTGATTAACACTCTTGTCGGACTGTCTGTTTctcttgtcaaaaataaaataaaaatattgtcacaGAGGGGTCTCACTATTGCCACTCTCCTTGTGTGTGATATCTAATGATGATTCTCCAGCTCGATGGTCGCCCGATGGTGTTAGAGTGGAGGGTCATCTTTTGTCAGGGTGGGTCTCATATCCACTTATATGGTCTTTTTTTATCGACAAACATATTTGATGTTTGGATATGTTTAtgaaaatagattttatttattctttttaaatataaataaataatggaataAATCAACTTTGCAAATGTTAGTATGGTAAAATACAAAAGTTTGATTTAAGGGGTTTGAATTTCGCTCATGATATAGTGAATGGTataaatagtgtttttttttagaaaaaccaataaatcactatttatatcaTTCATTACTCCACGAAGATTCAAACTTTTTTTCGGTCTCTTGTACTTTATTATAGGGTTATACTAACATCTTatccattttataaaaaaaaatcaacattttcataaaaaaaaaaataccaatccTCTAAAAAagaatagtaatttttaatatttttatataagtattttaaaataaaataaatatgaaatatgagACTGTAacgtgataaaaaaaaaatagaagtttTACTTTAATGTATTTTGTAGTTAAATTTAGAAGAGAATggttttattagttttattatttaaattagaataATGAAAGATAACATAGGTTATTTCTGTTCATTTCCACAATTCaatctttttatttcaattttaaaattgaaataatatgtttttttttagtcaatgGATCCAATCATCGACTCtagcataaatttttatttgatttaaaatgttttgtttgtcaatattgacttaaatgtttatttatacAATTTCATAAAAACATAGTTATCATGTATATTTACAAACAATTGTGTTGGATGGCATCATAGATGATGCACTTGAATCAAATCAGTTAGAATATATTGgtaataagataaataatttaaatacatTTTTGTTGTCATATGTAACATGTTAAGACACCGGTTTTGAGCCATGATAAAATTTAGTAGAGCATACCTacttaacaattttttaaaagtttataattttttttaataaaaatggcaGTAAgcatcattaaaataaatacggAGATGTGATTTAACGATCTCTAGGAATAAATTTTTTCTGAAATGTAAAACATGGTTTATATCATAAGAAACGCAtactaaaattaataaataatgctGATGAGTAATACTGAGTTCTCGTATATCATGTTATGTTGCATAACTAAAGATTAAACTCTcacattttttatgaattttatgatGAGTTACTACTGTATTATGAGCTATTTCTCAAACCTTTTAATTTTCATGAAGTTTGGGAGAAAagattcataaaataaaaatagtaaacaaaGTCTACCAATAAATAGAAGCGAACCGGATTCGGACTTTGAAAGTTAGATCCGataaaacaaaactaaagaTCCGACCCGCACCAAAGTCTCTCAATAAAGACCCTCAAAAATCCGAAACCCGTTTCGTTTCCACTTCGAATCATGGAAATCGGGTCGGATTCGGAGCCGGAGCGGGCCTCCGAAAACCCTCAGAGCTCCTCCTCAATCGTTGCCGGCGGTGCCGTCGCCGGCGTGCTGCCGGAGGCCGAGGCTTTCGCCGTCCATTACCCTGGCTATCCCTCCTCCCCCTCCCGTGCCGTCCACACTCTCGGCGGAATCTCTGAGCTCTCTAAGGTTTCTCGTTTTAGCTTTGAGATTTCTGTGATTTTTGGTGTAATTTGGTTATCGATCCTTGATTTCAGGCTCGAAGCTTGGATTCCAACAATGTCGAGCTTCGCTTCCGGCCGGAGGATCCTAATTCCCACCCGGCCTTTGGCGAGCGCCGCCTTTCGTCTTCTCTCCTCCTCAAGGTCTCCAAGCCTAAGAATTCTGGGCCTGAGAGCATCTCCGCCAGTGTCGTTGCCCGCGTCCTCCGTGCCTATCATTTTGAAGGTCTGCAAATCGTCTATTTGTCTCCTGTCCATGATTCGGCATTTGGTTTGTTCTCTTTTTTGCTTACTTGGAAGCGGTGAGAGGATTTGCAGGGATGGTGGATTACCAGCATGTTGTGGCAGTACATGCTGCAGAGGCGCGGAAGAGGAAGAGGCCATTGAATTCTGATGAAAGATTAGATTTTGGTGAGTTTTTAGTCTTcaagtttattttttgttttggatgAGAGATGTTTGCATtatcaatttgaaaatttgttcaacatttttttataagtagttgtttcatttcatcattaagAGTTTTGATGCATTGTGGTGTTTGATGTTGTATCTGTAACCATCGATTCTCTTGCTTTCTTGAAACACAGAGAAAAGTGGTGTCTTGGACTCTGATGTGGGGGATGTTATTATGATGGTGCCTCCGCTCTTCTCAGTTAAGGACATCCCAGAGAAGATCGTGTAAGTCACTGTGACTTTCTTCTCAGTTTGCAATTTTAAagttgatgagattgttgaccCTCTTATACCAATCGTACTATGAGCTGAAAGCATGATTCTAACCAATGCCAACAGTCTGGCTGGAAAACtcacaaacaacaaaattttcatgCACAAAATGTGTAACTTAACTCATCTTGTAGTctgttttcttcattttccactgTTTG
This portion of the Dioscorea cayenensis subsp. rotundata cultivar TDr96_F1 chromosome 3, TDr96_F1_v2_PseudoChromosome.rev07_lg8_w22 25.fasta, whole genome shotgun sequence genome encodes:
- the LOC120283017 gene encoding RING-H2 finger protein ATL43, which encodes MLFFFEKAQRLSKKQRERERENETKMGFCRNLGLCLSDLPHTTAPAPSPIAAQLSSNAALRPSIAIIVGVLTTTFSLTSLLLLYAKHCKNNPHSRGLDPSSSSTYAAPRRNSGLSPALIDALPAFRFSSLRCPSAKTSLLDCAVCLSSFLPSDPLRLLPRCRHAFHLDCLDTWLSAHSSCPLCRSPVSPDDLLLLPPIPHPESDKPPRRVSGRHSSAGEKSTSTPTPIEIDPRSRRSADSAAVSHRKDGLLLPLPAELAEKRFAHRIIVSNGDPTQERWSDLRPSDLLFLRSEMIITDSGRFSASRGRVSADGRIVNSLRSVSEITGVSRVMRSRREEEERTMRRWLGFAARRTARWLGRGGAGNEPNG